The Nocardia sp. BMG111209 genome includes a window with the following:
- a CDS encoding alpha/beta hydrolase domain-containing protein, with protein MAVEAVRIETVEPYVDPRYESVRGTVAFAVDPAHPANARITDLALAPRDGDGAVRFEADLRMVRPVGAGSRNLLLLVPNRGMLGGLPLSMGGTPDYTNLENVPPGDGFLLDRGWTVAWCGWQWDVRRGPGQLGLTAPEAAVEPGWMRVEWRADIAEKEHPLADAMAGLGALFSFTEYPTADLTDPAAVLTVRTAPDAEAVEIPRGDWYFTDPTHIALTGGFRPFHWYRLVFRTSRAPIAGCGLLAVRDLVSHLRTGFEHTFAYGISQSGRFLRQFLWDGMNLDESGRRVFDGVHIDRAGAHRGEFDHRYAQPSVTGVDGFGTLPPFDTAGLLARQRALGGVPKVVQVNTAAEYWRGDSALIHVDAATGADLPEDPDVRDYLVAGTDHFPPMGGVKAFFPAANPPHDLDMTPVLRALLMALEQWVRGEADPPDSRVPRVVDGTAVPRAEVLGRFAHVHRPDPGALAVPRHLDLGPGADQGIGQWPARLGEPYPALVSAVDDDGNEIAGIRLPAVEVPVAAYTGWNPRRPMPGLPDVLYERLGSKVDFPPGRPTVAQRYPTVAAYRTAVAAAAAAADRLVSARLLLPADRTAVVAAAVAEFRSAAS; from the coding sequence ATGGCCGTCGAAGCCGTCCGGATCGAGACGGTCGAACCGTATGTCGACCCCCGCTACGAATCGGTCCGGGGCACGGTCGCCTTCGCCGTCGACCCCGCGCATCCGGCGAACGCGCGGATCACCGATCTCGCCCTCGCGCCGCGCGACGGCGACGGAGCGGTGCGATTCGAGGCCGATCTGCGGATGGTGCGCCCGGTCGGCGCCGGCAGCCGGAACCTGTTGCTGCTGGTACCCAATCGCGGCATGCTCGGCGGCCTGCCACTGAGTATGGGCGGCACCCCGGACTACACGAATCTCGAGAACGTCCCGCCCGGTGACGGATTCCTGCTGGACCGCGGCTGGACCGTCGCGTGGTGCGGCTGGCAGTGGGATGTGCGCCGCGGGCCGGGACAACTCGGCCTGACCGCGCCGGAGGCGGCGGTCGAACCCGGCTGGATGCGTGTCGAATGGCGTGCCGACATCGCGGAGAAGGAACATCCGCTCGCCGATGCCATGGCCGGTCTCGGCGCGCTGTTCTCGTTCACCGAATATCCGACCGCCGACCTCACCGACCCGGCGGCGGTGCTGACCGTGCGCACCGCGCCGGATGCCGAGGCGGTCGAGATCCCGCGTGGCGATTGGTATTTCACCGACCCCACGCATATCGCGCTGACCGGCGGCTTCCGACCCTTCCACTGGTATCGGCTGGTGTTCCGGACCTCCCGGGCCCCGATCGCCGGCTGCGGCCTGCTGGCGGTCCGGGATCTGGTCTCCCACCTGCGCACCGGCTTCGAGCACACCTTCGCCTACGGCATCTCGCAATCCGGCCGCTTCCTGCGGCAATTCCTGTGGGACGGAATGAATCTCGACGAGTCCGGGCGGCGGGTCTTCGACGGCGTGCACATCGATCGGGCCGGCGCCCACCGTGGCGAGTTCGACCACCGGTACGCACAGCCGTCGGTGACCGGGGTCGACGGTTTCGGCACGCTGCCACCGTTCGACACCGCGGGCCTGCTGGCCCGCCAGCGGGCCCTGGGCGGGGTCCCGAAGGTGGTGCAGGTCAACACGGCCGCCGAATACTGGCGCGGCGATTCGGCGCTGATCCACGTCGACGCCGCGACCGGCGCCGACCTGCCCGAGGATCCGGATGTGCGGGACTACCTCGTCGCCGGGACCGATCACTTTCCGCCGATGGGTGGTGTGAAGGCATTCTTCCCCGCCGCGAATCCGCCGCACGACCTGGATATGACGCCGGTGCTGCGCGCCCTGCTGATGGCGCTGGAGCAATGGGTGCGCGGCGAGGCCGACCCGCCGGACAGCCGGGTGCCGCGCGTCGTGGACGGCACCGCGGTGCCGCGTGCGGAGGTGCTGGGCCGATTCGCGCATGTGCACCGGCCCGATCCGGGCGCGCTGGCCGTCCCGCGTCACCTCGATCTGGGGCCCGGCGCCGATCAGGGCATCGGGCAGTGGCCCGCCCGGCTCGGCGAGCCGTATCCCGCGCTGGTGTCCGCGGTCGACGACGACGGCAACGAGATCGCCGGGATCCGCCTGCCCGCCGTCGAGGTCCCGGTGGCCGCCTACACCGGCTGGAATCCGCGCCGGCCGATGCCGGGACTCCCCGATGTGCTGTACGAAAGGCTCGGCAGCAAGGTCGATTTCCCGCCCGGCCGGCCCACGGTGGCGCAGCGCTACCCGACCGTGGCCGCCTACCGCACCGCCGTCGCGGCCGCCGCGGCCGCCGCCGACCGGCTGGTGTCGGCGCGACTGTTGCTGCCGGCGGACCGGACCGCGGTGGTGGCCGCCGCGGTCGCCGAATTCCGTTCCGCCGCAAGCTGA
- a CDS encoding ABC transporter permease — protein sequence MTHTTTMIRPPAAVRAVREATTMAGRNLRHTLRSPDTMIMTLAVPIMILLLFVYIFGGAMRVDGHYIDYVVPGIILLCAGFGSGTTAVGVCTDMRNGIIDRIRTLAVRRSSMLVGHVADSVLRNLFTTALVVLVAVAIGFRPTADPLRWLGVLGLVALFVLALSWLAAALGLLAANPEAANGFTFAYMFLPYVSSAFVPPDTMPVWLRWFAANQPITPITETIRGLLIGTPTWHDAVLAVAWCAGIAIGGYLLAGALLRHRTRD from the coding sequence ATGACCCACACCACCACCATGATCCGGCCGCCGGCGGCGGTCCGGGCGGTCCGTGAGGCGACGACGATGGCCGGCCGCAACCTCCGGCACACGCTGCGCAGCCCCGACACCATGATCATGACGCTCGCCGTGCCGATCATGATCCTGCTGCTGTTCGTGTACATCTTCGGCGGGGCGATGCGCGTCGACGGGCACTACATCGACTACGTGGTGCCCGGAATCATCCTGCTGTGCGCCGGATTCGGATCCGGCACCACCGCGGTCGGCGTCTGCACCGATATGCGCAACGGCATCATCGACCGCATCCGCACCCTGGCGGTCCGGCGGTCGTCGATGCTGGTGGGCCATGTGGCGGACAGCGTGCTGCGCAACCTGTTCACCACCGCGCTGGTGGTACTCGTCGCCGTCGCAATCGGTTTCCGGCCCACCGCCGATCCGCTGCGCTGGCTCGGGGTGCTCGGGCTGGTGGCGCTGTTCGTGCTGGCGTTGTCGTGGCTCGCCGCGGCGCTGGGACTGCTGGCCGCGAATCCGGAGGCGGCCAACGGCTTCACCTTCGCCTACATGTTCCTGCCTTATGTCAGTAGCGCTTTCGTGCCGCCGGACACCATGCCGGTGTGGTTGCGCTGGTTCGCCGCGAATCAGCCGATCACGCCGATCACCGAAACCATCCGGGGCCTGCTGATCGGCACGCCGACCTGGCACGACGCCGTACTCGCGGTGGCCTGGTGCGCCGGCATCGCGATCGGCGGCTATCTGCTCGCAGGTGCGCTGCTGCGGCACCGCACGCGGGATTGA
- a CDS encoding thiolase domain-containing protein, translated as MGEPVAVIGVGQGKQAKRREVTIGALVREAVAAALEDAELGLGEVDAVVLSKTPDLFDGVMNPELYLADALGACGLPVTRVFTGGSVGGHAAIYGAHLIQAGLARRVLVAAYSKESEGNFTWALSRPLPFSAKLGAGAGGHFAPVIREYIRRAQAPEHIGWQVAVNHRRNALRNPYAHIHMPDITVEKVRDSPMLWDPIRYLESCPSSDGAAAIVLTGGDDIGAPARPPAWIHGMSWRTETGHFAGRDEVNPRAGAECAADAYRQAGITDPAGEIDLAELYIPYSWYEPMWLENIGLAPPHEGWRLVDAGDTRFEGRLPINPSGGVLSGNPTGATGLVRFLEAALQVRGLAGDRQVPGARRAIGHAMGGASQFHALWVVGGDRPDA; from the coding sequence GTGGGTGAACCGGTCGCGGTGATCGGCGTCGGTCAGGGCAAGCAGGCCAAGCGCCGCGAGGTGACGATCGGCGCGCTGGTCCGGGAGGCCGTCGCCGCCGCCCTCGAGGATGCCGAACTCGGGCTCGGCGAGGTCGACGCGGTGGTGCTGTCGAAGACGCCGGATCTGTTCGATGGCGTGATGAATCCGGAACTGTATCTCGCGGATGCGCTGGGCGCGTGCGGTTTACCGGTGACCCGGGTGTTCACCGGCGGCAGCGTCGGCGGGCACGCGGCCATCTACGGCGCGCACCTGATCCAGGCGGGCCTTGCCCGGCGGGTACTGGTGGCGGCGTATTCCAAGGAATCCGAGGGCAATTTCACCTGGGCGCTGTCGCGGCCGCTGCCGTTCAGTGCGAAGCTCGGCGCCGGGGCCGGTGGTCATTTCGCGCCGGTGATCCGGGAGTACATCCGCCGCGCGCAGGCCCCCGAGCACATCGGCTGGCAGGTCGCCGTCAACCACCGGCGCAACGCGCTGCGAAATCCGTACGCGCACATCCACATGCCGGACATCACCGTCGAGAAGGTCCGGGACTCACCGATGTTGTGGGATCCGATCCGCTATCTGGAATCGTGCCCGTCCTCCGACGGCGCCGCGGCGATCGTGCTGACCGGCGGGGACGACATCGGCGCGCCGGCCCGGCCGCCGGCCTGGATCCACGGCATGTCCTGGCGCACGGAGACCGGTCATTTCGCGGGCCGCGACGAGGTGAATCCGCGCGCCGGCGCCGAATGCGCGGCCGACGCGTACCGGCAGGCCGGTATCACCGATCCGGCCGGCGAGATCGACCTCGCCGAGTTGTACATCCCCTACAGCTGGTACGAGCCGATGTGGCTGGAGAACATCGGCCTGGCGCCGCCGCACGAGGGCTGGCGGCTGGTGGACGCGGGCGACACCCGGTTCGAGGGCCGGCTGCCGATCAATCCGTCCGGCGGGGTGCTGTCCGGGAACCCCACCGGCGCAACGGGTCTCGTGCGCTTCCTGGAGGCGGCGCTCCAGGTGCGCGGGCTGGCCGGCGATCGGCAGGTCCCCGGCGCCCGGCGGGCGATCGGGCACGCGATGGGTGGCGCCTCGCAGTTCCACGCGCTCTGGGTGGTCGGCGGCGATCGGCCGGACGCATGA
- a CDS encoding TetR/AcrR family transcriptional regulator, whose protein sequence is MRLVTDANGSDLRVSEAELAMPTERRLVLAAERLFAERGIDGVSLRAVMAAAGTNVASVHYHFGSKEALVEVLIRQRSDEVAARRTALLDEMEQAGPITVRQLAEAFALPVWEMATGDGAAWVKFIAGIVGSGHPALSLVAEGFTEQAVRFMALLTAALPELPGATARFRLAQAMTLTFQVLGDVHRTQDLMAISGLRLSPDQVYAELVDVVTAMLSGPPA, encoded by the coding sequence ATGCGCCTGGTGACCGATGCGAACGGGAGTGACCTGCGGGTGAGCGAGGCCGAACTCGCCATGCCCACCGAGCGCCGGCTGGTGCTGGCGGCGGAACGACTGTTCGCCGAACGGGGCATCGACGGTGTCTCGCTGCGCGCGGTGATGGCCGCCGCGGGCACCAATGTGGCGTCGGTGCACTACCATTTCGGATCCAAGGAAGCGCTGGTCGAGGTGTTGATCCGGCAGCGCAGCGACGAGGTCGCGGCCCGGCGCACCGCCCTGCTGGACGAGATGGAACAGGCCGGTCCGATCACCGTCCGGCAGCTGGCCGAGGCATTCGCGCTCCCGGTGTGGGAGATGGCCACCGGCGACGGCGCGGCGTGGGTCAAGTTCATCGCCGGCATCGTCGGCAGCGGACATCCGGCACTGTCGCTGGTGGCCGAGGGATTCACCGAGCAGGCCGTGCGGTTCATGGCGCTGCTCACCGCCGCGCTGCCCGAATTGCCCGGCGCCACCGCGCGTTTCCGCCTCGCGCAGGCCATGACGCTGACCTTCCAGGTGCTCGGCGATGTCCACCGCACCCAGGACCTGATGGCCATCTCGGGCCTGCGGCTGAGCCCGGACCAGGTCTACGCCGAACTCGTCGACGTCGTGACCGCGATGCTGTCCGGGCCCCCCGCCTGA
- a CDS encoding thiolase C-terminal domain-containing protein yields the protein MRRVFVVGVGMTPFVKNGSREWTYPEMVGAAVGAALSDAGIGYDRIQRAAVGYVFQPSAAGQRTLYDIGLTGIPIVNVNNNCATGSTALMLAREWVGAGSAEVTLAVGFEQMTKEAMAGSGAAPKVTTIDAHLKAMAGQFEFGTAPMTTQFFGNAAIEHMRRYGTTAEQLAAVAVKNHQHSTRNPLAQFRDPYTLEQVLGDRPVHGPLTRSQCSPMSDGAAAAVIASEDFVVAHGLEAQAVEILAQELVTDDASAFGAGSMIDVVGAPMTRAAARKVFDAAGIGVDDVDVIELHDCFSINELITYEALGLCAAGESGALVESGATGYGGRWVVNPSGGLISKGHPLGATGLAQAAELSWQLRGLARDRQVPGARIGLAHNLGLGGACMVTAYAAPAGAAQN from the coding sequence ATGCGACGGGTGTTCGTCGTCGGTGTCGGGATGACACCGTTCGTCAAGAACGGGTCCCGGGAGTGGACCTATCCGGAGATGGTGGGTGCGGCGGTGGGCGCCGCGCTGAGCGATGCCGGAATCGGCTACGACCGGATCCAGCGCGCCGCAGTGGGTTACGTGTTCCAGCCGTCGGCGGCGGGGCAGCGCACCCTGTACGACATCGGCCTGACCGGCATCCCGATCGTCAACGTCAACAACAACTGCGCGACCGGGTCGACCGCCCTGATGCTCGCGCGGGAATGGGTCGGCGCCGGATCGGCGGAGGTGACCCTGGCCGTCGGCTTCGAGCAGATGACGAAGGAGGCCATGGCCGGATCCGGCGCCGCGCCGAAGGTCACCACCATCGACGCGCATCTGAAGGCGATGGCCGGGCAGTTCGAATTCGGCACCGCGCCGATGACCACCCAGTTCTTCGGCAATGCCGCGATCGAGCACATGCGCCGCTACGGCACCACCGCCGAGCAGCTGGCCGCGGTGGCGGTGAAGAACCACCAGCACTCGACCCGAAACCCGTTGGCGCAGTTCCGGGATCCGTACACCCTCGAGCAGGTGCTCGGCGACCGGCCGGTACACGGCCCGCTGACGCGCTCGCAGTGCTCCCCCATGTCCGACGGCGCCGCCGCCGCGGTGATCGCGAGCGAGGATTTCGTGGTCGCGCACGGGCTCGAGGCGCAGGCGGTGGAGATCCTGGCCCAGGAGCTGGTCACCGACGACGCCTCCGCCTTCGGCGCCGGGTCGATGATCGACGTGGTCGGCGCGCCGATGACCCGCGCCGCGGCACGAAAGGTGTTCGACGCCGCGGGAATCGGCGTGGACGACGTCGACGTCATCGAGTTGCACGACTGCTTCTCGATCAACGAGCTGATCACCTACGAGGCGCTGGGCCTGTGCGCGGCGGGCGAATCCGGCGCACTGGTGGAATCCGGGGCCACCGGTTACGGCGGCCGCTGGGTGGTGAATCCGTCCGGCGGGCTGATCTCCAAGGGGCATCCGCTCGGCGCCACCGGCCTCGCGCAGGCGGCGGAGCTGTCCTGGCAGCTGCGCGGGCTGGCCCGCGACCGGCAGGTGCCGGGTGCGCGAATCGGCCTGGCACACAACCTCGGACTCGGCGGCGCCTGCATGGTCACCGCCTACGCCGCGCCCGCCGGCGCGGCACAGAACTGA
- a CDS encoding OB-fold domain-containing protein produces MADDDGAESLCAGYEIAFPFERTVGTVVGTFLGGLRDRRLLGVRTRRGTILCPPAEFDPVTGESLDELVDLEPYGSVEAWTWVPHRDGDPVDHDFAWALVAVDGAEGSFFRAVDTGGDPDRVRHGLRVRARWADEPRGELRDLVCFEPLEES; encoded by the coding sequence ATGGCCGACGACGACGGAGCCGAGAGCCTGTGCGCGGGATACGAGATCGCGTTCCCGTTCGAGCGGACCGTGGGGACGGTGGTCGGCACCTTCCTGGGTGGCCTGCGGGACCGGCGACTGCTCGGGGTGCGGACCCGGCGCGGCACGATCCTGTGTCCCCCGGCGGAATTCGACCCGGTCACCGGCGAATCACTGGACGAGCTGGTCGATCTGGAGCCATACGGCAGTGTCGAGGCGTGGACGTGGGTGCCGCACCGCGACGGTGATCCGGTGGACCACGATTTCGCCTGGGCACTGGTCGCCGTCGACGGCGCCGAGGGCAGCTTCTTCCGCGCGGTCGACACCGGCGGCGATCCGGACCGGGTGCGGCACGGGTTGCGGGTCCGGGCCCGCTGGGCCGACGAGCCGCGCGGCGAACTACGCGACCTGGTGTGCTTCGAACCGCTGGAGGAATCGTGA
- a CDS encoding TetR/AcrR family transcriptional regulator, with the protein MGTFRKEPVWKQRAVERSIRTAKLRAEQRVQECLEAARALIVEKGNTDFTVQEVVDRSGQSLRTFYLQFSGKHELLLALYEDALAQLSDQIHAAAAVHTDPLQQLRAACHELFELSRPDAAPIRPLLTEFATQLLVTHPAEVQLAHTPLVALFTELIEKVGAAHRLRTEVDADRTATLMTQMVLFLAQSIGSNDDLPGRPITAEEVWTFCAFGFADDGPAAGTA; encoded by the coding sequence GTGGGCACCTTCAGGAAAGAGCCGGTCTGGAAGCAACGCGCGGTGGAGCGGTCCATCCGAACCGCGAAACTTCGTGCTGAGCAACGGGTTCAGGAATGCCTCGAGGCCGCCCGCGCGCTGATCGTCGAAAAGGGCAATACCGATTTCACCGTCCAGGAGGTGGTGGATCGCTCCGGACAGTCGCTACGCACGTTCTACCTGCAGTTCAGTGGTAAACACGAATTGCTGCTCGCGCTGTACGAGGACGCGCTGGCACAACTGTCCGACCAGATCCACGCCGCGGCCGCCGTCCACACCGACCCGCTGCAGCAGCTGCGGGCGGCCTGTCACGAATTGTTCGAGCTGTCCCGGCCGGACGCGGCCCCGATCCGCCCGCTGCTCACCGAGTTCGCCACCCAGCTGCTGGTGACGCATCCGGCCGAGGTGCAGCTCGCGCACACCCCGTTGGTGGCGCTGTTCACCGAACTGATCGAAAAGGTCGGCGCCGCACATCGATTGCGTACCGAGGTCGACGCCGACCGCACCGCCACCCTGATGACGCAGATGGTGCTGTTCCTGGCCCAGTCCATCGGCAGCAACGACGATCTCCCCGGCCGGCCGATCACGGCCGAGGAGGTCTGGACCTTCTGTGCCTTCGGATTCGCCGACGACGGGCCGGCCGCCGGGACGGCGTGA
- a CDS encoding Zn-ribbon domain-containing OB-fold protein, translating into MPTPLRMRYTFVAGAGRSGFLRGLAQRRLLARACPSCHRVYLPAPEFCARCLVELGATTELDGRGTVSTFCVVSFPFPGQEIDPPYVVAHIRPHGADTRLMHLIREVDVADVHIGMEVEPVWTDGDPAPSWTSIRHYRPVPQHDSAGAGDA; encoded by the coding sequence ATGCCCACCCCGCTGCGGATGCGGTACACGTTCGTCGCCGGGGCCGGCCGGTCCGGCTTCCTGCGCGGGCTCGCGCAGCGGCGGCTGCTCGCGCGGGCGTGCCCGTCGTGTCACCGGGTCTACCTGCCGGCGCCCGAATTCTGCGCGCGGTGCCTGGTCGAACTCGGCGCCACCACCGAACTCGACGGGCGCGGAACGGTTTCCACCTTCTGTGTGGTGAGCTTCCCGTTTCCCGGGCAGGAGATCGATCCGCCGTACGTGGTGGCGCACATCCGGCCGCACGGGGCCGACACCCGGCTGATGCATCTGATCCGCGAGGTCGACGTGGCGGATGTGCACATCGGCATGGAGGTGGAACCGGTCTGGACCGACGGCGATCCGGCGCCGTCGTGGACCAGCATCCGGCACTATCGGCCGGTGCCGCAGCACGATTCGGCCGGAGCCGGCGATGCGTGA
- a CDS encoding enoyl-CoA hydratase-related protein: protein MNGPEPVLLQRSGAIAVVTMNRPERRNALNLPMIELLARAWQDIDADDTIRVAILTGAGESYCVGGDLGDGWMTDGQRRADFDPGVLGRGLLLTRSLRKPLIAAVNGACLGGGLEMLQQTDIRVADEHAVFGLPEVRRGLIPGAGSTVRLKRQIPYTKAMEMILTGEPLTAREAYEFGLVGHVAPAGTALARAHELAERVARNSPLAVQHAKAALLASGWLPDDEARAVEARFVREVITSADAREGRKAFVEKREPRFTGQ, encoded by the coding sequence ATGAACGGCCCGGAACCGGTGCTGCTGCAGCGATCCGGCGCGATCGCGGTGGTCACCATGAACCGCCCGGAACGTCGCAACGCGCTGAATCTGCCGATGATCGAACTGCTCGCGCGGGCCTGGCAGGATATCGACGCCGACGACACGATCCGGGTCGCGATTCTCACCGGTGCGGGCGAGAGTTATTGCGTCGGTGGCGATCTCGGCGACGGCTGGATGACCGACGGGCAGCGGCGCGCGGATTTCGATCCGGGCGTGCTGGGCCGCGGGCTGCTGCTGACCCGGTCGCTGCGCAAACCGCTGATCGCGGCGGTCAACGGCGCGTGCCTCGGCGGCGGTCTGGAGATGTTGCAGCAGACCGATATCCGGGTGGCCGACGAGCACGCGGTGTTCGGGCTGCCGGAGGTGCGGCGCGGGCTGATCCCGGGCGCCGGGTCGACGGTGCGGCTGAAGCGGCAGATCCCGTACACCAAGGCGATGGAGATGATCCTCACCGGCGAACCGCTCACCGCCCGGGAGGCCTACGAATTCGGGCTCGTCGGGCATGTGGCGCCGGCCGGCACCGCACTGGCCCGCGCGCACGAGCTCGCCGAGCGGGTCGCCCGCAATTCACCGCTGGCGGTTCAGCACGCGAAGGCGGCGCTGCTGGCCAGTGGCTGGCTGCCCGACGACGAGGCACGCGCCGTCGAGGCGCGGTTCGTGCGCGAGGTGATCACCTCCGCCGATGCGCGGGAGGGCCGGAAGGCGTTCGTGGAGAAGCGGGAACCGAGATTCACCGGACAGTAG
- the fadD8 gene encoding fatty-acid--CoA ligase FadD8 produces MTTIDPDTRLRLPVHNGHSLLAGLRRHRTAPVMTLGDTVLTGADVIAEISRYIQAFAAHGVDTGTPSALLALNRTEVLFILGAGQVRGHRRTALHPMGGLDDHAYVLADAGITTLILDPLPPFVQRARALVDRVPELTKVLVLGPVPDELSDVGVNLLAEVAKYEPDPAIEANELAPDHVISITYTGGTTGKPKGVVGTAGGMATMTAIQLQEWEWPRRPRFLLCTPLSHAGAAFFLPTVLLGGQCFVLPRFDAGEVLRAIEEYRISATMLVPSMIYALLDHPDSRTRDLSSLEIVYYGASAIDPARLTEAIDRFGPIFAQYYGQSEAPMVISYLAKDEHDKERLTSCGRPAAALRVKLLDPEDNSVGAGEVGEICVSGPLLANGYRNLPEVTADTFRNGWLRTGDLAREDADGFLHIVGRSKDMVVTGGFNVFPREVEDVVSEHPQVLEVAVVGVADPQWGEAVTAVVVLKPEARDADSVAAVTAEIQAAVKRAKGPVQSPKHVLPVDALPLTVLGKPDKKAIRALAAELLGR; encoded by the coding sequence ATGACGACCATCGATCCCGATACGCGGCTGCGGCTTCCGGTGCACAACGGGCATTCCCTGCTGGCGGGTCTGCGCCGGCACCGCACCGCACCGGTGATGACCCTCGGCGACACCGTGCTCACCGGCGCCGACGTGATCGCCGAGATCAGCCGGTACATCCAGGCTTTCGCGGCGCACGGCGTCGACACCGGCACCCCGTCGGCGCTGCTGGCGCTGAACCGCACCGAGGTGCTGTTCATCCTCGGCGCGGGCCAGGTGCGCGGACATCGCCGCACCGCACTGCATCCCATGGGCGGCCTGGACGACCACGCCTACGTGCTGGCCGACGCCGGCATCACCACCCTCATCCTGGATCCGCTGCCGCCGTTCGTGCAGCGCGCCCGCGCCCTGGTCGATCGGGTCCCGGAGCTCACGAAAGTCCTCGTGCTGGGCCCGGTTCCGGACGAACTGTCCGATGTCGGGGTGAATCTGCTCGCGGAGGTCGCGAAGTACGAACCCGATCCGGCCATCGAGGCGAACGAACTGGCGCCGGATCACGTCATCTCGATCACCTACACCGGCGGCACCACCGGTAAGCCGAAGGGTGTGGTCGGCACCGCCGGCGGGATGGCGACGATGACGGCGATCCAACTGCAGGAATGGGAATGGCCGCGGCGGCCGCGATTCCTGTTGTGCACGCCGCTGTCCCATGCCGGGGCCGCGTTCTTCCTGCCGACCGTGCTGCTCGGCGGTCAGTGCTTCGTGCTGCCGCGCTTCGACGCCGGAGAGGTGTTGCGCGCCATCGAGGAATACCGGATCTCCGCGACGATGCTGGTGCCCTCGATGATCTACGCGCTGCTGGATCATCCGGACAGCCGCACCCGCGACCTGTCGTCGCTGGAGATCGTGTACTACGGCGCCTCCGCGATCGATCCGGCTCGCCTCACCGAGGCCATCGACCGGTTCGGCCCGATCTTCGCCCAGTACTACGGGCAATCCGAGGCGCCGATGGTGATCAGCTACCTCGCCAAGGACGAACACGACAAGGAGCGGCTGACCTCCTGTGGCCGTCCCGCGGCCGCGCTGCGCGTGAAACTGCTCGACCCCGAGGACAATTCGGTCGGCGCGGGCGAGGTCGGCGAGATCTGTGTCTCCGGACCGCTGTTGGCGAACGGCTACCGGAATCTGCCCGAGGTGACGGCGGATACGTTCCGCAACGGCTGGCTGCGCACCGGCGATCTGGCCCGCGAGGACGCCGACGGCTTCCTGCACATCGTCGGCCGCAGCAAGGACATGGTGGTCACCGGCGGGTTCAACGTGTTCCCCCGCGAGGTGGAGGATGTCGTCTCCGAACATCCGCAGGTGCTGGAGGTCGCCGTCGTGGGTGTGGCGGATCCGCAATGGGGTGAGGCGGTGACCGCGGTCGTGGTGCTGAAACCCGAAGCGCGCGACGCGGACAGCGTCGCGGCCGTCACCGCCGAGATCCAGGCCGCGGTGAAACGGGCCAAGGGGCCGGTGCAGTCGCCGAAACATGTACTGCCCGTAGACGCGCTGCCGCTGACGGTGCTCGGCAAGCCGGACAAGAAGGCGATCCGCGCACTGGCGGCGGAGTTGCTCGGCCGCTGA
- a CDS encoding ATP-binding cassette domain-containing protein, which produces MAPPPTSAIAVTGLAKSFGGVPVLSGIDVNVPAGTVFSLLGPNGAGKTTMVRILATLGAADRGEVRVAGHDVLREPDAVRRLIGVTGQNSAVDDVLTTAENLRLVGNLLHLTGDEISRRTGNLLKRFDLVAAAGKRAGALSGGTRRRLDLAMSLMGDPRILFLDEPTTGLDPRSRRELWAVIRDLVAGGVTIFLTTQYLEEADQLADRIAVLDGGRIVAEGTPAELKQLVPGGHIRLTFTDTAGLTAASRLVPAAETDAGELALRVPSDGSAGQIAGLLGRFADESIAIGELTIHTPDLDDVFFALTGAPAGKESR; this is translated from the coding sequence ATGGCTCCTCCTCCCACGTCCGCCATCGCCGTCACCGGGCTGGCCAAATCCTTCGGCGGTGTTCCGGTGCTGTCCGGGATCGACGTGAATGTCCCTGCCGGAACGGTCTTTTCGCTACTCGGCCCGAACGGCGCGGGGAAGACCACGATGGTCCGGATCCTCGCCACGCTCGGCGCCGCCGACCGCGGAGAGGTCCGCGTCGCCGGCCACGATGTGCTGCGCGAGCCGGACGCGGTGCGCCGGCTGATCGGCGTCACCGGCCAGAACTCCGCGGTCGACGACGTGCTGACCACGGCCGAGAATCTGCGGCTGGTCGGCAATCTGCTGCATCTGACCGGCGACGAGATCAGCCGCCGCACCGGCAATCTGCTGAAACGGTTCGACCTGGTCGCCGCGGCGGGTAAGCGGGCCGGTGCGCTGTCCGGCGGCACCCGCCGCCGGCTCGATCTGGCGATGAGCCTGATGGGCGATCCGCGGATCCTGTTCCTCGACGAGCCCACCACCGGACTCGATCCGCGCAGCCGCCGGGAGCTGTGGGCCGTGATCCGGGACCTGGTCGCGGGCGGCGTGACGATCTTCCTCACCACCCAGTACCTGGAGGAGGCCGATCAGCTGGCCGACCGCATCGCGGTGCTCGACGGCGGGCGGATCGTCGCCGAGGGCACGCCCGCCGAACTGAAGCAGCTCGTGCCGGGCGGGCACATCCGGCTGACCTTCACCGATACGGCGGGTCTGACCGCCGCTTCCCGGCTGGTCCCGGCCGCGGAGACCGATGCCGGTGAACTGGCGCTGCGCGTGCCGTCGGACGGCAGCGCCGGGCAGATCGCCGGGCTGCTGGGCCGTTTCGCCGACGAATCCATCGCGATCGGCGAACTCACCATCCACACACCGGATCTCGACGACGTGTTCTTCGCGCTCACCGGCGCACCGGCCGGAAAGGAATCCCGATGA